Proteins encoded together in one Candidatus Dependentiae bacterium window:
- a CDS encoding tetratricopeptide repeat protein: MKQNNSVTKKTHQWSFNVIITTILASLTAIIYYPSLNYEFQFDDIANITKHFNIRHYSLERLFFSGPRWISYWLNSLNYKLGKFEPFYYRLFNISFHIINGLLVFFVIFYALSQLKKTSFFTKNKFELATLTSLLFLLHPVQTQTVSYVIQGQLEGLSCMTILGMSLIFLLYARTQNTLSNVVLTCILFILAILSCGTKEIAIISPTLILLIDWFFVSQGDWLSLKKRLWLHIGIFATVFGIYLYLLKPQFFTDILGFKRLAKNNIGNVITHTPQTTITPWIFFISQFKVILHYLWMFIWPFGISVEYDWKLARDFLSPDAFIPFLALCLISWSVITLLRRSMNHTIAFGALWFFICIAPRSSIIPSPELLVDYKTYTASIGWLFILSCGIFNFFLWAKKQLKTKSLLLEQSYINLAFMLVFATLIGFATINRNQVWRSGHEFWENIIKNAPGKARAYNNYGVELSQKMHKFEESIPYFKKAIAMDANYPDPCNNLAVAYSQVGKIDLAIQALRRGIKINPYYPEGYNNLASFYVQKKKFDEAEKILKTALRLRPYYGKAYFNLGRVYLEKNEIEKAWECFKACCTKADLDNEFGFTMYGKASMRMKKYEDAIIAFTRLLEFKPNDYETYFSLANAYFLNKQHAKAIPLYKQLLHRNPDDVRITYNIAEAYLNMNNPDIALELFAKLKPFEKQFPHINIRMAACYEKMGRIPMAKELLAQLVQSNGPEQIKNNAMTLIAQLNKKYLT; this comes from the coding sequence ATGAAGCAAAACAATAGTGTAACAAAAAAAACACATCAATGGTCTTTTAATGTTATAATAACAACAATTCTTGCGTCGCTTACTGCAATTATATATTACCCTTCACTTAATTATGAATTTCAGTTTGATGATATCGCCAATATAACTAAACACTTTAATATTCGCCACTACAGCCTAGAACGATTATTTTTTTCTGGCCCACGTTGGATCAGTTACTGGCTCAACTCACTTAATTATAAGCTAGGTAAGTTTGAACCATTTTACTATCGTTTATTTAATATCTCATTTCATATCATCAACGGCCTACTTGTTTTTTTTGTTATTTTTTATGCATTATCACAATTAAAAAAAACAAGCTTTTTTACAAAAAATAAATTCGAATTGGCTACACTTACCTCATTATTATTTTTGTTGCATCCTGTGCAAACACAAACAGTATCATACGTTATTCAAGGGCAGCTTGAGGGCCTCTCATGTATGACAATTTTAGGTATGAGCTTAATTTTTTTATTATATGCACGCACCCAAAATACACTATCTAACGTAGTTTTAACATGCATTTTATTTATCCTTGCTATACTTTCATGCGGCACAAAAGAAATTGCTATAATCTCTCCTACACTTATTTTGTTGATTGATTGGTTCTTTGTGTCACAAGGAGATTGGTTATCACTCAAAAAGCGATTGTGGCTCCACATAGGAATTTTTGCCACCGTTTTTGGTATTTATTTATATCTACTCAAGCCACAATTTTTCACTGATATTTTAGGTTTCAAGCGGTTGGCAAAAAATAATATTGGTAATGTAATAACCCATACACCACAAACAACCATTACTCCGTGGATATTCTTCATTTCGCAGTTTAAAGTTATTTTGCACTACCTATGGATGTTTATTTGGCCATTTGGTATCAGCGTTGAGTATGATTGGAAATTAGCACGCGACTTTTTATCACCAGATGCATTTATACCATTTTTAGCGCTATGCCTTATCTCATGGAGTGTTATTACTCTACTTCGCAGAAGTATGAACCATACCATTGCTTTTGGTGCACTGTGGTTTTTTATTTGCATTGCACCACGCTCCAGTATTATTCCATCGCCAGAATTACTAGTAGACTACAAAACATACACTGCATCAATTGGCTGGCTTTTTATTCTATCTTGTGGCATTTTTAACTTTTTTTTATGGGCAAAAAAACAATTAAAAACCAAATCTCTTTTATTAGAACAATCATATATTAACCTCGCATTTATGCTCGTATTTGCAACACTTATTGGATTTGCCACTATTAACAGAAATCAGGTATGGCGTTCGGGGCATGAATTTTGGGAAAATATTATTAAAAATGCACCTGGTAAAGCACGTGCCTATAATAATTATGGCGTCGAACTTTCACAAAAAATGCACAAATTTGAAGAGTCAATCCCCTACTTTAAAAAAGCAATTGCTATGGATGCGAACTACCCAGACCCATGCAATAATCTAGCCGTCGCATATAGTCAAGTTGGTAAGATAGATCTAGCCATTCAAGCACTCAGGCGTGGTATAAAAATAAATCCATATTATCCTGAAGGCTACAATAATTTAGCATCATTTTATGTGCAAAAGAAGAAATTTGATGAAGCAGAAAAAATTCTCAAAACAGCTTTACGTTTGCGCCCGTATTATGGCAAAGCCTATTTTAATTTAGGGCGCGTATATCTAGAAAAAAATGAAATAGAAAAAGCATGGGAATGTTTTAAAGCTTGTTGCACTAAGGCCGATCTTGATAATGAATTTGGCTTTACAATGTATGGAAAAGCAAGTATGAGGATGAAAAAATATGAAGATGCTATTATTGCATTCACACGTCTGTTAGAATTTAAACCAAACGATTATGAAACATATTTTAGTTTAGCAAATGCTTATTTTTTAAATAAACAACACGCCAAAGCAATTCCATTATATAAGCAACTACTACACAGAAATCCAGATGATGTGCGCATTACATATAATATCGCAGAAGCATATTTGAACATGAACAATCCAGATATAGCACTAGAACTTTTTGCAAAACTCAAACCATTTGAAAAACAATTTCCCCACATTAATATCCGCATGGCCGCATGTTATGAAAAAATGGGCCGCATCCCAATGGCTAAAGAACTCCTTGCTCAACTAGTACAAAGCAATGGTCCTGAACAAATAAAAAATAATGCAATGACTTTAATTGCTCAGTTAAATAAAAAATATCTTACGTAA
- a CDS encoding tyrosine--tRNA ligase, whose translation MEIKKIIEQLRIGTSTLLPEVDLYKKLKRGGRLKVKLGMDPTAADLHLGHAVVLSKMKQLQDMGHEIIFLIGDYTARIGDPTGKSKMRPPLTEAEIQRNMQTYFEQIKKFLDPDKVTVKCNSEWLDALSSKEFVSLCARVTVARLIEREDFANRIQAQQAIGFHELLYPLLQGYDSVVLEADIELGGTDQTFNLLMGRYLQEQYGQEPQIIITTPLLEGLDGVQKMSKSLGNAIGLIEPAGQAFGKLMSINDDLMWRYFELLLYKDHSWMTQAKSRVAGGTLHPMAAKKEMAYEIIERFWSKEEAESARKQFEALFQKKDYSQANEVSLPSNVKNPCWIIDLLKVLDAVKSSSEAKRLIESGAVIIDDKSMKDFRKEIKWKAGMIIKVGKHRIYKIS comes from the coding sequence ATGGAAATAAAAAAAATTATAGAGCAGTTGCGTATTGGTACATCAACTTTGTTACCGGAAGTTGATTTATATAAAAAACTAAAACGTGGTGGTCGGCTTAAAGTAAAACTAGGCATGGATCCGACAGCAGCAGATTTGCATTTAGGCCATGCAGTTGTACTTTCAAAGATGAAACAACTACAGGACATGGGACATGAGATTATTTTTTTAATTGGTGATTATACTGCACGTATCGGGGATCCAACAGGTAAATCAAAAATGCGCCCGCCACTAACAGAGGCTGAAATTCAGCGCAACATGCAAACTTATTTTGAACAAATTAAAAAATTTTTAGATCCAGACAAAGTAACGGTAAAATGTAATTCTGAGTGGCTTGATGCACTGAGCAGTAAAGAATTTGTTAGTTTATGTGCTAGGGTTACCGTGGCGCGTTTGATTGAGCGTGAAGATTTTGCCAATCGTATTCAAGCGCAGCAAGCAATTGGATTTCATGAATTACTTTATCCCTTGTTGCAAGGGTATGATTCTGTTGTGCTTGAAGCTGATATTGAATTGGGTGGTACTGATCAAACATTCAATTTGCTCATGGGTCGTTATTTGCAAGAGCAGTATGGGCAAGAACCTCAAATTATTATCACAACGCCTTTGCTGGAAGGGTTGGATGGTGTGCAAAAAATGTCTAAATCACTTGGTAATGCTATTGGATTAATTGAGCCAGCAGGCCAGGCGTTTGGGAAATTGATGTCGATTAATGATGATTTGATGTGGCGCTATTTTGAACTGCTTTTATATAAAGATCATAGCTGGATGACGCAGGCAAAGTCGCGTGTTGCTGGCGGTACATTGCATCCAATGGCTGCAAAAAAAGAAATGGCATATGAGATTATAGAGCGATTTTGGTCAAAAGAAGAAGCGGAATCTGCTCGTAAGCAATTTGAGGCATTGTTCCAGAAAAAAGATTATTCGCAAGCAAATGAAGTTAGTTTACCATCTAATGTTAAAAATCCATGTTGGATTATAGATTTACTTAAAGTACTTGATGCAGTCAAAAGTTCTTCTGAGGCAAAACGTTTAATTGAGTCGGGGGCTGTTATTATTGATGATAAATCTATGAAGGACTTTAGAAAAGAAATTAAGTGGAAAGCTGGTATGATTATCAAGGTTGGTAAACATCGTATCTATAAAATTTCATGA
- a CDS encoding transposase: MWNELLKFCNEQGIDRGVGGFTSKIHAKVDALGNPLKFLVTPGQSNDVNQAEKLLKNTSQSYVLAYRAYGQFVISKLFYHLLEQFYG; the protein is encoded by the coding sequence ATTTGGAATGAATTACTTAAATTTTGCAATGAACAAGGAATAGACAGAGGTGTTGGCGGATTCACCAGTAAAATTCATGCAAAAGTTGATGCACTGGGCAATCCTTTGAAATTTTTAGTTACACCTGGACAATCAAACGACGTTAATCAAGCAGAAAAATTATTAAAAAACACTTCTCAATCGTATGTTTTAGCCTACAGGGCTTATGGTCAGTTCGTAATTTCAAAGCTTTTTTATCATTTGTTGGAGCAGTTTTATGGTTAA
- a CDS encoding TolC family protein: MPKLAEVSYERSRIVDNVQVGISYERDFEKKVSGVGPALGINIPLFNTNYGNVERAKSEINKAEKNLLAQQRTIFANIFNQLSRYNSYLAQIEHYRHNVLPPVMQAIKFSKEFFDKMQMSMIVFLETQIDLFQSKVKLLDLTYRASLEYIDLEFSVGAQLENVAT, from the coding sequence TTGCCAAAGCTCGCAGAAGTTAGTTATGAAAGATCACGTATTGTTGATAATGTACAAGTTGGTATTTCATATGAGCGAGATTTTGAGAAAAAAGTTTCTGGTGTGGGCCCAGCATTGGGTATTAATATTCCATTATTTAATACTAATTATGGTAATGTTGAGCGGGCGAAATCTGAAATCAATAAAGCTGAAAAGAATTTATTGGCACAACAACGCACGATTTTTGCGAATATATTTAATCAATTGTCTCGTTATAATTCATATCTAGCTCAAATTGAGCACTATAGACATAATGTATTGCCACCTGTTATGCAAGCAATTAAATTTAGCAAAGAATTTTTCGATAAGATGCAAATGAGTATGATCGTATTTCTTGAAACTCAGATTGATCTTTTTCAATCAAAAGTAAAATTGCTCGATCTTACTTATCGAGCTTCCTTGGAATATATAGATCTAGAATTTAGTGTGGGAGCTCAATTAGAAAATGTTGCAACCTAA
- a CDS encoding TolC family protein codes for MKKSLSILSLILLLPQCLSFRHEKIFDPIKTASKKRINIAPEWMNPSVSYATLPQSKQLTLQEAIAIGLQYNPTLQAHFEEIGIRKSDLIQAGFYTNPHVESIFKLPTKNNDTHTKVEISAHFMLSDLWQVPFKKKVAQRNLDMKTHEIMSIILSTRKTVQHAYLNCKYQQEYLEIVKKITTVIQNIKDHIKYRYQFGYNTKLDYYFSLSKLAEWQAKIIDTQVALQISYTKLYQLLGVPINNDYISLTDSIVMPTVSISQQELERYAMLFHPDILIEQSKIAKARRS; via the coding sequence ATGAAAAAATCACTATCAATTTTAAGTCTTATTCTGCTATTACCACAATGCTTAAGTTTTCGACATGAAAAAATATTTGATCCAATCAAAACTGCATCGAAAAAGAGAATAAATATTGCTCCCGAATGGATGAATCCTTCAGTATCGTATGCAACTTTACCTCAAAGTAAACAACTAACGTTACAGGAAGCAATCGCAATTGGATTACAGTATAATCCAACTTTACAAGCTCATTTTGAAGAAATTGGTATTCGTAAATCAGATCTTATTCAAGCAGGTTTTTATACTAATCCTCATGTGGAATCTATATTTAAACTACCAACTAAAAATAATGATACCCATACTAAAGTAGAAATTTCAGCTCATTTTATGCTTTCAGATCTATGGCAAGTTCCTTTCAAGAAGAAGGTAGCTCAACGAAACTTAGATATGAAGACACATGAAATAATGAGTATTATTTTATCAACGAGAAAGACTGTTCAACATGCATATCTAAACTGTAAATATCAACAAGAATATTTAGAAATAGTAAAAAAAATAACTACAGTAATACAAAATATAAAAGATCATATTAAGTATCGTTATCAATTTGGCTATAACACAAAACTTGATTATTATTTTTCTTTGAGCAAACTTGCTGAATGGCAAGCAAAAATTATTGATACGCAAGTAGCTCTACAAATATCTTACACAAAATTGTATCAGTTATTAGGTGTACCCATCAACAATGACTATATTAGTCTAACTGATTCAATAGTAATGCCAACAGTTTCTATTTCTCAGCAAGAGCTAGAACGGTATGCGATGCTTTTTCATCCAGACATATTAATTGAGCAATCAAAAATTGCCAAAGCTCGCAGAAGTTAG
- a CDS encoding multicopper oxidase domain-containing protein — protein sequence MHHIPRYQIVKCWGYNGTTPGPTIEATEGDRVRIIVKNELPEPTSIHWHGIELPNNQDGAAPETAQPIMPGEEYTYEFTLYQSGTVMYHSGFNVMRQDHMGLNGTFVIHPKTYETKIDKDFVIMLQQWAILPGSDYVNLITMDFNWFTFNGRAAPNIPVLTVKQGDRVRIRFSNVIMDSHPIHLHGYIWTHVGTEGGPVPLLAQTKGSTILVSAGTTRDVEFTAWNAGIW from the coding sequence ATGCATCATATTCCGCGATATCAAATAGTTAAGTGCTGGGGTTATAATGGAACAACGCCTGGTCCAACAATTGAAGCAACTGAAGGGGACAGAGTACGTATTATTGTAAAAAATGAACTCCCTGAACCAACATCTATACATTGGCATGGTATAGAGCTTCCTAACAATCAAGATGGTGCAGCTCCTGAAACAGCCCAACCTATTATGCCAGGAGAAGAATACACGTATGAGTTCACTCTTTATCAATCTGGTACTGTTATGTATCACTCTGGATTTAATGTGATGCGTCAGGATCATATGGGGCTTAATGGAACTTTTGTTATTCATCCTAAAACATATGAAACAAAAATTGATAAAGATTTTGTGATTATGCTTCAACAATGGGCAATCTTACCGGGAAGTGATTATGTTAATCTAATTACTATGGATTTTAATTGGTTTACTTTTAATGGTCGAGCAGCTCCTAACATTCCTGTTTTAACGGTTAAACAGGGCGATCGTGTTCGTATTAGATTTAGTAATGTTATTATGGATAGTCATCCAATTCATCTACATGGATATATTTGGACGCATGTAGGAACTGAAGGAGGGCCAGTTCCATTATTAGCTCAAACAAAAGGCTCTACAATCCTCGTTTCGGCTGGTACTACCCGTGATGTAGAATTTACTGCATGGAATGCTGGTATATGGTGA